In Halostella salina, a single window of DNA contains:
- a CDS encoding DUF5830 family protein produces MDETVELGVELLRNLEHEELTVAEAVDRVETITTNPTLTRTILDEAEKRGVIEREEGIIRPSGGAFVRFERQVVQKEGEFTCERCGAGLSTGHFIRFESGEVGPFGSSCIRKVTGRE; encoded by the coding sequence ATGGACGAGACGGTCGAACTCGGCGTCGAACTCCTGCGAAACCTGGAGCACGAGGAGCTCACAGTCGCCGAGGCCGTCGACCGGGTCGAGACGATAACGACGAACCCGACGCTCACGCGGACGATCCTCGACGAGGCCGAGAAACGCGGCGTCATCGAGCGCGAAGAGGGGATCATCCGTCCGTCGGGCGGCGCGTTCGTCCGGTTCGAGCGGCAGGTCGTGCAGAAGGAAGGCGAGTTTACCTGCGAGCGCTGCGGCGCGGGGCTGTCGACCGGGCACTTCATCCGGTTCGAATCGGGCGAAGTGGGCCCGTTCGGCA